In Bacillota bacterium, the genomic window TCATTGACCAGAACCCTGCGCCCGGGAGCGAGGTGGATCAGGGGTCATCCGTCGACCTGATTTACAGCCAGGCCTCGCCGTCGGCCGGCGGCCAGCCAGCGGAGGAGACCGCCGCCGGCGGCCAGACGCCCGCCGAGCCGCAGCCGCCAGCGCCACCCGAGCCGGCCGGCAAAGCGCCCGAACAGGCCGCAACCGAGACCACGTCGGCCTCCGACGCCGCTGCCGGCGCCGAAGCGCAGAAGAAGTGGCGAACGGCGGAGGTCAACATCCAGGTGCCGTGGGGCGAAGACAAGGAGGTCGTCATCCTGGTCATCGACGACTTCGGCTCTTATGAAGTGTTCCGGCGCACGCTCCCGGGCGGCACGTACGTGGTGGAACGGGTAAGGGGGCGGGGCTCGTCGGCCCACTTCCAGGTGTACATCGGCGGCCGCATGGTGAAGGACGAGCCGTTCCCGCCCGCGGAGCGCTGACAAACGGCTGACGGGAAAGAAGCAGGCAGGAGGTGTGGAGCCAGGGCAGCGGTGGTGGCTGAGCTTCAGCGGGTTGAAGAGGGTGTGGTGGTGACCCGGCAGTCGGGGTTCTACACCGTTTGGCTCACCTCGGGGTCACTCGTCGAGGCCGTGCTGCGGGGCAAGGTACGAAAGGCCGGGCCCGTCTTGACCGGCGACCGGGTACGGGTCCGCGTGGGGGCAGACGGGAGCGCGGTGGTGGAAGAGGTGCTGCCCCGAACGACCTGGCTCGCTCGCCCGCCCGTGGCCAACGTCAGTTGCCTGGTTGCTGTGGCGGCAGCGCCCGAGCCGGATCTCTTCCTTCTCGACCGGCTGCTCGTGCTTGGGGAGGCCTCGAGGCTTGCCTGCGTCGTCTGCATCAACAAAATCGACCTGGCTACGCCCGAACAGGTGGCGCAGTGGCGGCGGCTCTACGAGCAGGCCGGCTACCCGGTGGCGGCGACCAGCGGCCGGACGGGCGACGGCGTCGCCGACCTTGCCCGCCTCCTGGTGAGCCACGTCAGCACGCTGAGCGGACCATCCGGCGTTGGCAAGTCATCCCTCATCAACGCGCTGTATCCTGAGGCTCGCCTGGAGGTGGGGGAGCTTTCACCGAAGCTCGGGCGCGGGCGGCACACCACCCGCCAGGTTCAGCTCCTGCCGCTGCCGGCCGGAGGCCTTCTGGCCGACACCCCCGGGTTCTCCCGCCTCGAACTGGAGGGGATCGCCCCGCAGCAACTGGACCGCCTGATGCCGGACATCCGCCGCGCGGCAGAGTCGTGCGAGTTCGGGGATAGCTGCATGCACCGGGGCGAGGAGGGCTGCGCTCTGCCGCAAGCCGTAGAAGAGGGGGCGGTGGCAGCGTCACGCTTCCGCCACTACCGGCGGCTGCTCGAGGAAGTGCTGGAACAGGAGGCGCGCAAGTACTCGTGAGCGTCAAGATCGCCCCGTCGCTGCTGGCCGCCGACTTTGCCCGGCTGGCCGAGTCGGTAAGCCGGGTGCCCAACGCGGACTGGCTGCACGTGGACGTCATGGACGGCCACTTCGTGCCGAACCTCACCGTCGGCCCGCCGGTCGTGCAGGCCATCCGGCGGGTCACCTCACTGCCGCTGGACGTCCACCTCATGGTCGAGGCGCCGGAGCGGTGGATCGATAGCTTCGCCCGCGCCGGGGCGGATCGGCTGACGGTACATGTGGAGGGCACCTACCACCTTGATCGCCTGTTACGGTACATCCACGAGCTCAAGCTAAAGGCGGGGGTCGCCCTCAACCCGGCCACGCCCGTCGAAAGCCTGGATTACCCGCTCGACCTGGTGGACCAGGTGCTCGTCATGACCGTCAACCCCGGATTTGGCGGGCAGCCGTTCCTGCCGCAGATGCTGCGCAAGGTCGAAGCGGTGCGGCGGCTCATCGAAACCCGCGGCCTCTCCTGCGACGTGGTGGTGGACGGGGGGGTCGACGACACCACCGCACCGTCGCTGGTGGGCGCCGGGGCAACCGTGCTGGTGGCCGGCACCTGCGTCTTCAACGATGGCGACCCGGCGGCCGCCGTGACGCGGCTGCGAAATGCGGCCGGCCGCGCGCGGTCCTGATTCACCGCGGCGCAATTTCCTCCCCGGCAGAGTAAAGCCTTGCTAAACACAGGAAAACGGCCGCCTTTGAGTTGTCAGGGTTGTAGCTCTACTGAC contains:
- a CDS encoding PASTA domain-containing protein; translated protein: IDQNPAPGSEVDQGSSVDLIYSQASPSAGGQPAEETAAGGQTPAEPQPPAPPEPAGKAPEQAATETTSASDAAAGAEAQKKWRTAEVNIQVPWGEDKEVVILVIDDFGSYEVFRRTLPGGTYVVERVRGRGSSAHFQVYIGGRMVKDEPFPPAER
- the rsgA gene encoding ribosome small subunit-dependent GTPase A, with translation MAELQRVEEGVVVTRQSGFYTVWLTSGSLVEAVLRGKVRKAGPVLTGDRVRVRVGADGSAVVEEVLPRTTWLARPPVANVSCLVAVAAAPEPDLFLLDRLLVLGEASRLACVVCINKIDLATPEQVAQWRRLYEQAGYPVAATSGRTGDGVADLARLLVSHVSTLSGPSGVGKSSLINALYPEARLEVGELSPKLGRGRHTTRQVQLLPLPAGGLLADTPGFSRLELEGIAPQQLDRLMPDIRRAAESCEFGDSCMHRGEEGCALPQAVEEGAVAASRFRHYRRLLEEVLEQEARKYS
- the rpe gene encoding ribulose-phosphate 3-epimerase, which produces MSVKIAPSLLAADFARLAESVSRVPNADWLHVDVMDGHFVPNLTVGPPVVQAIRRVTSLPLDVHLMVEAPERWIDSFARAGADRLTVHVEGTYHLDRLLRYIHELKLKAGVALNPATPVESLDYPLDLVDQVLVMTVNPGFGGQPFLPQMLRKVEAVRRLIETRGLSCDVVVDGGVDDTTAPSLVGAGATVLVAGTCVFNDGDPAAAVTRLRNAAGRARS